From the genome of Ancylothrix sp. D3o, one region includes:
- a CDS encoding peptidylprolyl isomerase, which translates to MGRLTIYGIYRPLQMDNTPFFTIDGNKITLTETLRYLRYAGGFQRFMKDILRQYILEKEIESQQNSEVPYSQITKAIAEFQEQANFKDRNQFSSWMNANGLTYKEFEEQVAFGIKVEKLKAQIIAEKLEEVFANRKGELDRVVLSRIILKEQKEADKIQQKILEDSSNFELLAREYSITEDRLAGGMMGPVRMGALGEPLKSAVYQANVGDLIGPVEIEGRYCLFLVGEKLPAVLEGALKQELGNQIFEEWLQEKLAKLQVKLEVALQDKVKD; encoded by the coding sequence ATGGGCCGGCTCACTATTTATGGCATCTACCGGCCCCTACAAATGGACAACACACCTTTTTTTACAATTGATGGCAACAAAATTACTCTCACAGAAACCCTAAGATATCTGCGATATGCCGGCGGGTTTCAAAGGTTTATGAAGGATATTTTGCGGCAATATATTCTTGAAAAAGAAATTGAGTCTCAACAAAACTCAGAAGTTCCCTATTCTCAAATTACGAAAGCGATTGCAGAGTTTCAAGAACAGGCTAATTTTAAAGATAGAAATCAGTTTAGTTCATGGATGAATGCAAATGGACTGACTTATAAAGAGTTTGAAGAGCAAGTGGCTTTTGGCATAAAAGTTGAAAAATTAAAAGCCCAAATAATTGCTGAGAAATTGGAAGAGGTATTTGCCAACAGAAAAGGAGAACTTGATCGAGTGGTATTGTCTCGGATTATTTTGAAAGAACAAAAAGAGGCCGATAAAATTCAACAAAAAATTTTAGAAGATAGCAGTAATTTTGAATTATTAGCCAGAGAATATTCAATTACAGAGGATAGATTGGCCGGCGGGATGATGGGGCCGGTGAGAATGGGTGCTTTAGGAGAACCGCTAAAATCTGCCGTTTATCAGGCAAATGTGGGGGATTTAATTGGGCCGGTGGAAATTGAGGGACGCTATTGCTTATTTCTAGTCGGAGAAAAATTGCCGGCGGTTTTGGAAGGCGCACTTAAGCAAGAATTGGGAAACCAAATTTTTGAAGAGTGGCTACAAGAAAAGCTGGCAAAACTTCAAGTAAAACTCGAAGTTGCTTTGCAAGATAAAGTTAAGGATTAA
- a CDS encoding filamentous hemagglutinin N-terminal domain-containing protein — translation MTYLSKNFFKKVALCSVLISVLTTGTTRNVFAQITPDNSLGGQSSIVNPSGIVQEQPAIIIQGGARVENNLFHSLREFNIGNGERVYFANPAGIQNILTRVTEAQSLIDGTLGVDGTANLFLINPRGIIFGGNARLDIQGSFLASTADSIVFENGLKYSAVNPETPLLTMRVPVGLQFGQNVAAINVAGTGHNITTDDIGAFLTDQRTEGLKVPSQQNLALIGGNVDLNGGNLTAPGGQIHLGSVSGEGFVGLNLTPQNWQFDYSNIQSFGDISLANAASADVTGGSGKIDVRAGNLLLSDGSGLFALTETDQDFGKINIDVKNTISISGISADNAVPSGVFTETTSSNPAGNIDIVTGDLMITQQGQISSSTYGEGKGGDITIKARNSIETRQEIEEYVFVTGIFANSDVSTGIAGNITIETGRLVVEDLAEISTTAYSTADVINPQALGGQLTINASEIEIKDTGTGIFAKTYGTQNSGNIIINAGRLTVSNGAQVNASSAINTYLSEEDNPYEIQYGNAGNIEVNAREIELTGKGESPSGSSILALTITSGNAGNLTINTQQFLIKNGATLTVSGRQPTTRELEYLKQEWQELPTNYQIGNAGILTINANDIRLINGAIRGEAVSGKGANITINTNTLVGLNNSDISAIAGEPGNFNQPGEGGKIEISYQGLFGLQPITRNQALNRTNGSFNLSEINSNDIAAFSVTNPNLNGQIIFNSPEVDPTTGAIKTPQNPAPIPQIARGCEAQPGQNTSSFINTGTGGLPPNPSTPYLGVSAWQDPNSQPLQNTQLIPTQTNSNQIREAQGFEWANANKTRIRLTANSRNVTPSSSWQIPGNCYGK, via the coding sequence ATGACCTATTTAAGCAAAAATTTTTTCAAAAAAGTAGCGCTTTGCTCTGTATTAATTAGCGTGTTAACAACGGGGACTACACGCAATGTCTTCGCACAGATTACTCCTGATAATAGCTTGGGGGGTCAATCTTCAATTGTTAATCCCAGTGGAATTGTACAAGAGCAACCGGCAATTATAATTCAAGGGGGTGCAAGAGTTGAAAATAATCTTTTCCATAGTTTGCGAGAATTTAATATTGGCAACGGAGAGCGAGTTTATTTTGCCAATCCTGCGGGAATTCAAAATATTTTGACGCGGGTAACAGAAGCACAATCTTTAATTGACGGAACTTTGGGAGTTGATGGAACTGCGAATTTATTTTTAATTAATCCGAGAGGGATTATTTTTGGTGGAAATGCACGTTTAGATATTCAAGGTTCATTTTTAGCATCTACTGCTGATAGTATTGTGTTTGAAAATGGTTTAAAATATAGCGCCGTAAATCCAGAAACTCCTTTGCTGACAATGAGAGTGCCGGTGGGTTTACAATTTGGGCAAAATGTGGCTGCGATAAATGTTGCAGGAACGGGACATAATATCACTACAGATGACATAGGCGCGTTTTTGACGGATCAAAGAACCGAAGGGCTGAAAGTTCCAAGTCAGCAAAATTTAGCGCTAATTGGCGGAAATGTTGATTTGAATGGGGGAAACTTAACGGCACCGGGGGGACAAATTCACCTGGGAAGTGTGAGTGGAGAAGGGTTTGTTGGATTGAATTTAACTCCTCAAAATTGGCAGTTTGATTATTCAAATATTCAAAGTTTTGGTGATATTAGTTTAGCAAATGCTGCGTCGGCGGATGTGACGGGTGGAAGTGGTAAAATTGATGTGCGGGCCGGTAATCTTTTATTAAGTGATGGTTCAGGACTTTTTGCTTTAACTGAAACAGATCAAGACTTTGGAAAAATAAACATTGATGTCAAAAACACGATTAGCATTAGTGGAATTTCAGCAGATAATGCAGTTCCTTCTGGTGTGTTTACAGAAACAACTAGCTCTAATCCAGCAGGTAATATTGACATTGTTACAGGAGATTTGATGATCACACAACAAGGTCAAATTTCCTCATCCACCTATGGCGAAGGGAAAGGAGGAGATATTACGATAAAAGCCAGAAATTCCATAGAAACAAGACAAGAAATAGAAGAATATGTTTTTGTAACCGGCATTTTCGCCAATTCAGATGTAAGCACCGGCATCGCAGGAAATATAACCATTGAAACAGGTCGATTAGTGGTTGAAGATTTGGCAGAGATTAGTACGACAGCTTATAGCACCGCCGATGTAATAAATCCTCAAGCACTGGGCGGCCAATTGACAATAAACGCCTCAGAAATCGAAATAAAAGATACTGGAACCGGCATATTTGCGAAAACTTACGGTACTCAAAATAGCGGAAATATAATAATTAATGCAGGCCGATTAACTGTCAGCAACGGCGCTCAAGTTAACGCATCTTCAGCAATAAATACCTACTTGTCAGAAGAAGACAACCCTTATGAGATTCAATACGGAAATGCCGGAAATATAGAAGTCAACGCTAGGGAAATAGAGCTAACAGGAAAAGGTGAATCGCCTAGTGGGAGTTCTATATTAGCGCTAACTATTACTTCGGGAAACGCCGGCAATTTAACTATTAACACTCAACAGTTCTTAATTAAAAATGGAGCTACCTTGACAGTTAGTGGTAGACAACCAACAACCAGAGAATTAGAATATTTAAAGCAAGAATGGCAAGAGTTACCGACTAATTATCAAATTGGAAACGCCGGTATCTTAACCATAAACGCAAATGACATTCGCCTAATTAATGGTGCAATTCGAGGAGAAGCTGTATCCGGTAAAGGGGCAAATATTACAATCAATACTAATACCCTGGTGGGACTAAACAACAGCGATATTTCTGCCATTGCCGGTGAACCAGGAAACTTTAATCAACCAGGCGAAGGGGGAAAAATAGAAATCAGCTATCAAGGATTATTTGGATTACAACCCATTACTAGAAACCAAGCATTAAACAGAACAAATGGCAGCTTTAATCTCAGCGAGATTAATAGCAATGATATTGCCGCCTTTTCGGTTACTAATCCAAATCTTAACGGCCAAATCATTTTTAACTCACCCGAAGTAGACCCAACCACCGGCGCAATTAAAACCCCACAAAACCCAGCACCCATACCCCAAATTGCACGCGGATGCGAAGCACAACCAGGGCAAAATACAAGCTCATTTATAAACACCGGCACGGGAGGACTACCCCCCAACCCAAGCACCCCCTATCTGGGAGTTTCCGCATGGCAAGATCCCAACTCACAACCCCTGCAAAACACCCAATTAATACCCACCCAAACCAACTCAAATCAAATTAGAGAAGCCCAAGGATTTGAATGGGCAAACGCCAACAAAACCCGCATTAGACTCACCGCCAATTCTCGCAACGTAACCCCCTCTAGCTCTTGGCAAATACCGGGAAATTGTTATGGAAAATAA
- a CDS encoding ShlB/FhaC/HecB family hemolysin secretion/activation protein — protein sequence MENKTFYGILPAIKNSLFLPSLFLLWVPFVYLTKPAHSQTPIPPRETPLPLPAPIPAPPPALEIPIPTPPAPETAPDSPQTITVKAFDFQDNTALSDEELAELTKDYLNRPVTFADLFKVRDIITEAYIKAGYITTGAYIPPQEIDSENATIQIEIVEGKIEEIRVSGNSKLNPNYVKSRLELATTAPLNDKKLTEGLQLLRLNPLIDNIQAELLPGSDAGRNILQVNITEANHFNLSLKLDNNRSPSAGSLRRGATLSYNNIAGIGDNFSASYFNTDGSNQLDLSYQIPVNSRNGTVSFTYRTSDNTVIEEPFDELDINANYRSYELTFRQPVIQQIKNETIQELALGLTAQWQKSQTSILGYDAPLSPGADESGRTRISALRFFQEWTQRNAQQVFAARSEFSLGLGWRATVNNEPPDSRFFAWRGQAQWLRLLGENRSEPLYAPAILLRSNAQLATRALLPLEQFGLGGQTSVRGYRQDALLTDNGILGSAEFWLPVVRFPRQRAVLQIVPFIDVGAGWNSSGNESPNTNTFAGVGVGLQFLMGETLRARFDWGIPLVNIDSGDKTWQENGLYFSVEYNPF from the coding sequence ATGGAAAATAAAACTTTTTACGGCATTTTGCCGGCAATCAAAAACTCCCTATTCTTGCCCTCACTATTCTTACTATGGGTTCCCTTTGTATATCTCACAAAACCGGCCCACAGCCAAACCCCAATCCCTCCCAGAGAAACCCCCCTACCGCTACCTGCCCCCATTCCCGCACCGCCACCGGCCCTAGAAATCCCCATCCCAACACCACCGGCCCCCGAAACCGCCCCCGACAGCCCCCAAACCATCACCGTCAAAGCCTTTGACTTCCAAGACAACACCGCCCTCAGCGATGAAGAACTAGCCGAACTCACAAAAGACTACCTAAACCGGCCAGTCACATTTGCTGATTTATTTAAAGTGCGAGATATTATTACCGAGGCTTACATCAAAGCCGGTTACATAACCACCGGCGCTTATATACCGCCACAAGAAATAGACTCAGAAAACGCAACTATACAAATAGAAATTGTAGAAGGAAAAATCGAAGAAATTAGAGTATCTGGCAACAGCAAGCTCAACCCCAACTATGTAAAATCCCGCCTCGAACTCGCCACCACTGCACCCCTTAACGACAAGAAACTCACTGAAGGCTTGCAACTCTTGCGCCTTAATCCCCTCATCGACAACATCCAAGCCGAACTTCTACCAGGCAGCGATGCAGGAAGAAATATTTTACAAGTTAACATCACCGAAGCTAACCATTTTAACTTATCATTAAAACTCGACAATAACCGCTCCCCTAGCGCCGGCAGTTTGCGGCGAGGTGCAACACTGTCTTACAACAACATTGCCGGTATTGGTGATAACTTCAGTGCCAGTTATTTCAACACAGACGGAAGTAATCAACTTGACCTTTCCTACCAAATTCCAGTCAATTCTCGCAACGGAACCGTTAGTTTTACTTACCGCACTTCTGACAACACTGTCATCGAAGAACCCTTTGATGAACTCGATATCAACGCCAATTACCGCAGCTATGAACTCACCTTTCGTCAGCCGGTTATTCAACAAATAAAAAACGAGACAATTCAAGAATTAGCATTAGGATTAACCGCTCAATGGCAAAAAAGTCAAACCTCAATTTTAGGCTACGATGCACCGCTTTCGCCGGGCGCAGATGAAAGCGGACGTACCCGCATTTCTGCCTTGAGATTCTTTCAAGAATGGACGCAAAGGAACGCTCAACAAGTCTTTGCAGCCCGTTCCGAATTTAGTTTAGGTTTAGGCTGGCGAGCAACTGTCAATAACGAACCCCCCGATAGCCGGTTTTTTGCATGGCGAGGACAAGCCCAATGGTTGCGGCTTTTAGGTGAAAACAGGTCTGAACCGCTCTATGCACCGGCCATTTTACTACGCTCCAACGCACAATTAGCTACCCGCGCGCTTCTTCCTTTAGAACAATTTGGTTTAGGGGGACAAACCAGTGTCCGAGGCTACCGACAAGACGCGCTTTTAACCGATAATGGCATTTTGGGTTCCGCAGAATTTTGGCTGCCGGTTGTCCGCTTTCCCCGCCAAAGAGCAGTTTTGCAAATTGTGCCTTTTATTGATGTGGGTGCCGGTTGGAACAGTTCAGGAAACGAATCTCCTAACACTAATACTTTCGCCGGTGTGGGTGTGGGTTTGCAGTTTCTTATGGGCGAAACATTGCGGGCAAGATTTGATTGGGGAATTCCTTTAGTTAATATCGATTCTGGTGACAAAACATGGCAAGAAAACGGCTTATATTTTTCAGTCGAGTACAATCCTTTTTAA